Proteins encoded within one genomic window of Sphaerisporangium krabiense:
- a CDS encoding tetratricopeptide repeat protein codes for MTTDPTPARIGQGVELHHHQGQRDAARDLFAQIWEDIGGEQGDPLHVCVLAHSMADVQDDVRQELTWDLRALAAADRVTDEGIAQAGVTISVAGLYPSLHLNLSECHRKLGDLDRAREHLQRARAGIGALGDDEYGRLIKGGLERVAEQLGESV; via the coding sequence ATGACCACCGATCCCACGCCGGCCCGGATCGGCCAGGGGGTGGAGTTGCATCACCACCAAGGTCAGCGTGACGCCGCCCGCGACCTGTTCGCCCAGATCTGGGAGGACATCGGCGGCGAGCAGGGCGATCCGCTGCACGTCTGCGTCCTCGCCCACTCGATGGCCGATGTGCAGGACGACGTGCGGCAGGAGCTGACGTGGGATCTGCGGGCGCTCGCCGCCGCCGACCGGGTCACCGACGAGGGGATCGCGCAGGCCGGGGTGACGATCTCGGTGGCGGGCCTGTATCCGTCGTTGCACCTGAACCTGAGCGAGTGCCATCGCAAGCTGGGCGATCTCGATCGCGCCCGTGAGCACCTCCAGCGGGCCCGGGCCGGGATCGGCGCGCTCGGCGACGACGAGTACGGGCGGCTCATCAAGGGCGGCCTGGAGCGGGTGGCCGAGCAGTTGGGCGAGAGCGTCTGA
- a CDS encoding alpha/beta hydrolase family protein, translating to MRIVTPSGPAIVEVDEVPDPRFLFVLTHGSAGGVESPDLLAVRDAVTGVGGTVARVLQPFRVAGARAPGSAVRQDAAWTALVAELRRRFPGLALVQGGRSNGARVACRTARAAGAEAVVALAFPLRPPGRPDRSRAGELREAGVDVLVVNGDRDPFGVPDVADAAELVVLPGEAHEFKKNPARVGEVVARWLGPRYA from the coding sequence ATGCGCATCGTGACGCCGAGCGGCCCGGCGATCGTGGAGGTGGACGAGGTCCCCGATCCGCGGTTCCTGTTCGTGCTCACCCACGGGTCCGCCGGGGGAGTGGAGTCGCCCGACCTGCTGGCGGTGCGCGACGCGGTCACCGGCGTCGGCGGGACGGTGGCACGGGTGCTTCAGCCGTTCCGGGTGGCCGGGGCCCGGGCTCCGGGGTCGGCCGTCCGCCAGGACGCGGCGTGGACGGCGCTGGTGGCCGAGCTGCGGCGCCGGTTCCCCGGCCTGGCCCTCGTGCAGGGAGGGCGGAGCAACGGGGCGCGGGTGGCGTGCAGGACCGCGCGCGCCGCCGGGGCCGAGGCCGTGGTGGCGCTGGCCTTCCCGCTGCGCCCGCCGGGCAGGCCCGACCGCTCACGGGCCGGCGAGCTGCGCGAGGCGGGCGTGGACGTACTCGTGGTGAACGGCGACCGCGATCCCTTCGGCGTCCCCGACGTCGCGGACGCCGCCGAACTGGTCGTGCTGCCGGGAGAGGCGCACGAGTTCAAGAAAAACCCCGCCCGGGTGGGCGAGGTGGTCGCGCGGTGGCTCGGCCCCCGTTACGCGTGA
- a CDS encoding DUF5999 family protein, with the protein MCPHEPSCPTTTAPDREAARTIAAHPEQGWSLLCNGIVLFEDTGELLPDGAIIAPHRPTDLAISAA; encoded by the coding sequence ATGTGCCCGCATGAGCCGTCCTGTCCGACCACCACCGCGCCGGACCGCGAAGCCGCCCGCACGATCGCGGCACACCCTGAGCAGGGGTGGAGCCTGTTGTGCAACGGCATCGTGCTTTTCGAGGACACCGGGGAGCTCCTGCCCGACGGTGCGATCATCGCGCCGCACCGCCCCACCGACCTCGCGATCAGCGCGGCCTGA